From a region of the Falco peregrinus isolate bFalPer1 chromosome 5, bFalPer1.pri, whole genome shotgun sequence genome:
- the ACBD5 gene encoding acyl-CoA-binding domain-containing protein 5 isoform X2: protein MAETGSVHATRFEAAVKVIQSLPKNGSFQPTNEMMLKFYSFYKQATQGPCNIARPGFWDPIGRYKWDAWSALGDMSKEEAMIAYVEEMKKILESMPMTDKVEELLQVIGPFYEIVEDKKNRGSDLTSDLSNVMNSTSNIKAVNGKAESSDSGAESEEEGLREEEEKELQLNGKDYKNVKPESAAAKDLESIVSNGCYKDSFIPDMQNVLQTKSALNGLNQEEEIKKTEPSLEIANNSAHQGANEENTEEVSAAQHLTSDSDSEVYCDSMEQLGLEEPLEIITSAKGSLKHSSHFLDVDHSLLLENMDFPRRACMTYGNLQPGNTVEGPAQEQGEVKCGGEDGKASNGGPHKEKKSGEKADFYGVRRGRGHRLQPLGDGSQGGQMGSGGDGERWGSDRGPRGSLNEQIAVVLMRLQEDMQNVLQRLHMLEAVTASQAKSAALHSNYQPASSVKKPSWWPFEISPGILAFAVVWPFIAQWLVHVYLQRKRRKLN, encoded by the exons ATGGCGGAGACCGGCTCCGTGCACGCCACCCGGTTCGAGGCGGCCGTGAAGGTGATCCAGAGCCTGCCCAAAAACG GTTCATTCCAGCCAACGAATGAAATGATGCTCAAGTTCTATAGTTTTTATAAGCAAGCAACACAAGGACCCTGTAACATTGCACGACCTGGATTTTGGGATCCGATTGGTAGATACAAATG GGATGCTTGGAGTGCCTTGGGAGACATGTCCAAAGAAGAAGCCATGATAGCCTAtgttgaagaaatgaaaaag ATTCTTGAGAGTATGCCTATGACGGACAAAGTTGAAGAATTACTACAAGTAATAGGCCCGTTCTATGAAATAGTAGAAGATAAAAAGAACAGAGGATCTGACCTAACTTCAG ACCTTAGCAATGTTATGAATTCCACTTCAAATATAAAGGCTGTGAATGGAAAAGCTGAAAGTAGTGATAGTGGAGCAGAATCAGAAGAGGAAGGGCTTcgtgaagaggaagaaaaagaactgcaGCTAAATGGAAAGG ACTATAAGAATGTGAAACCAGAATCTGCAGCTGCTAAGGATTTGGAAAGTATTGTCTCTAACGGCTGTTACAAGGACAGCTTCATCCCAGATATGCAGAACGTCCTCCAGACCAAATCTGCCCTGAATGGCTTGAaccaggaggaagaaataaagaaaacagagccaAGCCTAGAAATAGCTAATAACAGTGCTCACCAAG GTGCAAATGAAGAGAATACTGAAGAGGTCTCAGCAGCTCAGCACTTAACCAGTGATTCAGACAGTGAAGTTTATTGTGACTCTATGGAGCAACTTGGACTAGAAGAG CCCTTGGAGATCATCACATCAGCTAAAGGATCTTTAAAGCATTCATCCCATTTCTTGGATGTAGATCACAGTCTTCTGTTAGAAAATATGGATTTTCCAAGGCGTGCTTGCATGACTTATGGGAATCTCCAACCTGGAAATACTGTAGAGGGGCCAGCTCAAGAACAGGGCGAAGTCAAGTGTGGAGGAGAAGATGGCAAAGCCAGTAATGGGGGCCCTcacaaggagaagaaaagtggagaaaaagcagatttctaCGGTGTCAGAAGAGGGAGAG GGCATAGACTTCAGCCTCTAGGAGATGGTTCACAAGGTGGTCAGATGGGTAGTGGAGGGGACGGAGAGCGCTGGGGATCTGACAGAGGACCCAGGGGTAGTCTCAATGAACAGATTGCAGTAGTGCTGATGCGATTGCAAGAAGACATGCAGAATGTCCTTCAGAGGCTGCATATGCTGGAGGCGGTTACAGCATCACAG GCAAAATCTGCAGCACTACACTCAAATTATCAGCCTGCCTCCTCTGTCAAg aaaCCATCATGGTGGCCCTTTGAAATTTCTCCGGGTATTTTAGCTTTTGCTGTCGTGTGGCCATTTATTGCCCAGTGGTTGGTACATGTGTATCTTCAAAGAAAGCGAAG AAAACTGAACTGA
- the ACBD5 gene encoding acyl-CoA-binding domain-containing protein 5 isoform X1, with the protein MAETGSVHATRFEAAVKVIQSLPKNGSFQPTNEMMLKFYSFYKQATQGPCNIARPGFWDPIGRYKWDAWSALGDMSKEEAMIAYVEEMKKILESMPMTDKVEELLQVIGPFYEIVEDKKNRGSDLTSVRMEKVSKYLEDLSNVMNSTSNIKAVNGKAESSDSGAESEEEGLREEEEKELQLNGKDYKNVKPESAAAKDLESIVSNGCYKDSFIPDMQNVLQTKSALNGLNQEEEIKKTEPSLEIANNSAHQGANEENTEEVSAAQHLTSDSDSEVYCDSMEQLGLEEPLEIITSAKGSLKHSSHFLDVDHSLLLENMDFPRRACMTYGNLQPGNTVEGPAQEQGEVKCGGEDGKASNGGPHKEKKSGEKADFYGVRRGRGHRLQPLGDGSQGGQMGSGGDGERWGSDRGPRGSLNEQIAVVLMRLQEDMQNVLQRLHMLEAVTASQAKSAALHSNYQPASSVKKPSWWPFEISPGILAFAVVWPFIAQWLVHVYLQRKRRKLN; encoded by the exons ATGGCGGAGACCGGCTCCGTGCACGCCACCCGGTTCGAGGCGGCCGTGAAGGTGATCCAGAGCCTGCCCAAAAACG GTTCATTCCAGCCAACGAATGAAATGATGCTCAAGTTCTATAGTTTTTATAAGCAAGCAACACAAGGACCCTGTAACATTGCACGACCTGGATTTTGGGATCCGATTGGTAGATACAAATG GGATGCTTGGAGTGCCTTGGGAGACATGTCCAAAGAAGAAGCCATGATAGCCTAtgttgaagaaatgaaaaag ATTCTTGAGAGTATGCCTATGACGGACAAAGTTGAAGAATTACTACAAGTAATAGGCCCGTTCTATGAAATAGTAGAAGATAAAAAGAACAGAGGATCTGACCTAACTTCAG TTCGAATGGAGAAAGTCTCTAAGTATTTGGAAG ACCTTAGCAATGTTATGAATTCCACTTCAAATATAAAGGCTGTGAATGGAAAAGCTGAAAGTAGTGATAGTGGAGCAGAATCAGAAGAGGAAGGGCTTcgtgaagaggaagaaaaagaactgcaGCTAAATGGAAAGG ACTATAAGAATGTGAAACCAGAATCTGCAGCTGCTAAGGATTTGGAAAGTATTGTCTCTAACGGCTGTTACAAGGACAGCTTCATCCCAGATATGCAGAACGTCCTCCAGACCAAATCTGCCCTGAATGGCTTGAaccaggaggaagaaataaagaaaacagagccaAGCCTAGAAATAGCTAATAACAGTGCTCACCAAG GTGCAAATGAAGAGAATACTGAAGAGGTCTCAGCAGCTCAGCACTTAACCAGTGATTCAGACAGTGAAGTTTATTGTGACTCTATGGAGCAACTTGGACTAGAAGAG CCCTTGGAGATCATCACATCAGCTAAAGGATCTTTAAAGCATTCATCCCATTTCTTGGATGTAGATCACAGTCTTCTGTTAGAAAATATGGATTTTCCAAGGCGTGCTTGCATGACTTATGGGAATCTCCAACCTGGAAATACTGTAGAGGGGCCAGCTCAAGAACAGGGCGAAGTCAAGTGTGGAGGAGAAGATGGCAAAGCCAGTAATGGGGGCCCTcacaaggagaagaaaagtggagaaaaagcagatttctaCGGTGTCAGAAGAGGGAGAG GGCATAGACTTCAGCCTCTAGGAGATGGTTCACAAGGTGGTCAGATGGGTAGTGGAGGGGACGGAGAGCGCTGGGGATCTGACAGAGGACCCAGGGGTAGTCTCAATGAACAGATTGCAGTAGTGCTGATGCGATTGCAAGAAGACATGCAGAATGTCCTTCAGAGGCTGCATATGCTGGAGGCGGTTACAGCATCACAG GCAAAATCTGCAGCACTACACTCAAATTATCAGCCTGCCTCCTCTGTCAAg aaaCCATCATGGTGGCCCTTTGAAATTTCTCCGGGTATTTTAGCTTTTGCTGTCGTGTGGCCATTTATTGCCCAGTGGTTGGTACATGTGTATCTTCAAAGAAAGCGAAG AAAACTGAACTGA